The genomic segment GCCGCCGCGGACCGGCTCGCGCGGGCCGCGCTCGCGAACGAATCGCTCGTGGCACTGACCGCGGCGCTGAAGACCCTGCACCCGCTCGAGTTGCCGAAGCTGATCGGCGTGTTTGCCAAATCCACCGATGAAGCGGTCGGTCTGGCCCTCGTCGCGGCGCTGCGGGACCCGGCGGTGCGGCCGGCGGTTCGTGCCGAAGCGGTGAAACCGATATTGGACAAGTACCCGCAGGCGGTGAAGGACGGAGCCGAGAAGCTCTACGCCGAACTCGCCGCAGCGCGTAAGGGGGAGACGGCGCGGCTGGAGAAACTGCTCGCGGACATGAAGCCGGGCGACGTCCGCCGCGGGCAGCTCGTGTTCAACAGCGCGAAAACGAACTGCATCGCGTGCCACAAGGTCGGGTACGTCGGCGGGTCGGCGGGTCCGGACCTCACCCGCATCGGCGGCATTCGGACCGAGCGCGACCTGTTGGAATCCGTCCTGTTTCCGAGCGCGAGTTTCGTGCGGAGCTACGAACCGTACCGGGTAGTTACGAACAACGATCGCGTTCTCAACGGCGTTTTGAAGAAGGACGCACCGGACGAAATCGTGATCGTGGTGGCGGCGGACAAGGAAGAACGCGTCGCCCGCTCCGACATCGAGAGCATCGCTCCGAGTACCGTCTCGCTGATGCCCGCGGGAATGGAGCAGCAACTCACTGCGCAGGACCTGGCGGACCTGATCGCGTTCCTGAAGGCGTGCAAGTAAAACCTGAAGGTGGCAAGACAATTTCGCCGGATGCTTGCCTGGTCAAATAGCTTGTGTTGCGGTGCCGACGCCCGCCCCACAGCAGTGCGATCGGCCCGTTCGGCCGCACCCGGTTTCACGGACCCGGCCGGGTCCAGCAAGGAACCCGATCCCGAATCACGGATCAGGTGTCCGCCGGTCGCTGCGTGCAAACCCGTTGCGTCTGGCGCGGCGGCGGTCTGAACGTAAGTTCGCACCACGGTTCGACTTCTCACGGCTTCATCATTTCTTCGTTTGACAGAATTCAGGATGCCGCTAATTCTAAGAGGGCTGAGACCTCCTCGATTCTTCCGTTGTGGCCCAATGAGTGAGACAGTACCGGCGTGGGGCCGCTCCGAGTCCGAACAGCAGCCGCAGCGGAAAAGCAGTTGGGCGTACACGCTCGCGGTGGTCGTGCTGCTGGTGGTCGGGGCGACCGGTTACTTCCTGTACGTGGAGTCCCAGAACCCACCCCCGCCGCCGGTCGATGAACTCGCGGGCCTGAGAGAATACCTCGCGCACCTGTCGGGGCACCAGAAACTGGCCGACGGGTACGTCGATACCGATCCGCAGGACCTGGTCGCGGACACGCCGAAAGATCCGGCGAAATGGGTCACGGTAAACGGCGCCCTGATGTTCTCGGTGGTCGCCACCGATGACCCGGTTCTGGCGGCCGAGCAGTGGCGCCCGCTGATGGCCGCGCTGGGCGCGGCGACGGGCAAGAACGTGAAATACGCCGACGACGTGCGAACGGTCGAGGACCAGTTGGCCGCGGTGCGGGACGGGCGGTTGCACGTGACGGCGTTCAACACCGGCGCGGTCCCCGGGGCCGTCAACACCGCCGGGTTCGTGCCGCTGTTCGCGCCGGCCGACGCCCGGGGCCGGTTCGGCTACGAGATGGAGATCCTCGTCCGCGCGGATTCGCCGATCAAGACCCCGGCGGACCTGAAGGGCAAGACGGTCGGGTTTGTGGCGCTGTCGTCGAACTCGGGCGCCAAGGCGCCCCTTGTGGCCCTCAAGGACGAGTTCCGCCTGCTGCCCGGCCGCGACTACCGGTACGCGATGACCGGCGACCACGTGCGGTCCGTGAAGGAACTGGTTGCCGGCCGGCACGACGCGGTGTGTGTGGCGAACGACCTGGTGCGCCGGGCCGAGGCCGCCGGTGAGGTGGACAAGACCCGGTACCGGTCGATCTACACCTCGCGGTCGTTCCCGCCGCTGTGCTTCGGGGTGCCGCACCAACTGGCCCCGGACCTCCGGGCGAAGGTGACGGCGGCGTTCGCGGCGTTCAAGTTCGACCCCGCGACGCCTGTGGGTAAACGGTACACGGTTCAGGGGAAGACCGGGTTCGCGCCGGTCAACTACGAGAAGGACTGGGAATTCGTCCGCAAGATCGACGAGGCCCTCTCGCACTTGCTGGACGCAAAGTAGGCGGAGTTCGCAGCCAAGCCGTCGGGCGCCCGTTGTGGCGCCCGGCCCCCGACGGGGAAACGTGATCGAGCCGATCGGCCGATTCCTTCCCGCGGGCCTGTGCCACAGGTCCGCGTGCGGGAACTGACCAGATGCCCGGTTTTGTCACTCTTTCTTTCACCCAAGGGGATTTGCCATGCGCTCCCACCCGCGCTCGCGGTCCGCGTTCACGCTGATCGAACTGCTGGTCGTCATCGCCATCATCGCCATTCTCATCGGGCTCCTGCTGCCGGCGGTCCAGAAGGTCCGTGAAGCCGCGTCCCGCATGAAGTGCTCCAACAACCTCAAACAGCTCGGGCTCGCTGCTTTCAGCTACGAAGGCGCGATGAGCAAGTTCCCGCCGGGCGTCAACCTCCCGTACACCACCGCCGTGGCCAGCGGCCAATCGGCCGGACCGGTGTTCCCCGGCCAGTACATGAGCCTGTTCGAGGCGCTCCTGCCGTACATCGAACAGCAGAACCTGTACAACCAGTTGAACTTCACGACGGGCCAGTACGGCAACGCCCTGGGACAGACCAGCCCGGCTGCGACGATCGTCCAGACGTACCTGTGTCCCTCCGACACGGCTCCGAAGCAAACGACCTACACGAACGGCGGCAAGACCTACTACT from the Frigoriglobus tundricola genome contains:
- the phnD gene encoding phosphate/phosphite/phosphonate ABC transporter substrate-binding protein, which codes for MSETVPAWGRSESEQQPQRKSSWAYTLAVVVLLVVGATGYFLYVESQNPPPPPVDELAGLREYLAHLSGHQKLADGYVDTDPQDLVADTPKDPAKWVTVNGALMFSVVATDDPVLAAEQWRPLMAALGAATGKNVKYADDVRTVEDQLAAVRDGRLHVTAFNTGAVPGAVNTAGFVPLFAPADARGRFGYEMEILVRADSPIKTPADLKGKTVGFVALSSNSGAKAPLVALKDEFRLLPGRDYRYAMTGDHVRSVKELVAGRHDAVCVANDLVRRAEAAGEVDKTRYRSIYTSRSFPPLCFGVPHQLAPDLRAKVTAAFAAFKFDPATPVGKRYTVQGKTGFAPVNYEKDWEFVRKIDEALSHLLDAK